From ANME-2 cluster archaeon, one genomic window encodes:
- a CDS encoding zinc ribbon domain-containing protein, with amino-acid sequence MCSVGDAFGVDVADELNAKNYKCKDCGNEFQGIGKNVTCPACRSSNVELA; translated from the coding sequence ATGTGCAGCGTAGGAGATGCATTTGGAGTAGATGTGGCAGATGAATTAAATGCAAAGAACTATAAATGCAAGGATTGCGGAAATGAATTTCAGGGTATTGGTAAAAATGTCACTTGCCCTGCATGCCGGTCCAGTAATGTGGAACTTGCATGA
- a CDS encoding thioredoxin family protein, which yields MRNRITILPFLLLAVMILFSGCTGNSTTQKSELATVNSIEEIDAMLESAPVFVELGRGRGLCPSCVEQKPILEELAAEYDGKVHFVYIDIDKQHQLAAKFNVYFIPDMFVIARSDNGTYKYVQHGTLTTNSEQAKMIGFTPKGPLEIAILDALRLR from the coding sequence ATGAGAAACAGGATTACCATTCTACCGTTTCTGTTACTGGCTGTAATGATCTTGTTTAGTGGGTGTACTGGCAACAGCACTACACAAAAATCAGAATTAGCAACAGTGAACTCGATAGAAGAAATTGATGCAATGCTTGAAAGTGCACCGGTATTTGTTGAGCTGGGACGGGGAAGAGGACTGTGTCCTTCATGTGTAGAACAAAAACCTATTCTGGAAGAACTTGCAGCAGAATATGATGGAAAAGTGCATTTTGTCTATATCGACATTGACAAGCAGCACCAACTGGCTGCAAAGTTCAATGTATACTTTATCCCTGACATGTTTGTAATAGCCAGATCGGATAATGGCACATACAAATATGTACAACATGGTACTTTGACCACGAATTCTGAACAGGCCAAGATGATAGGTTTCACACCCAAAGGTCCACTGGAAATAGCTATACTGGATGCGCTCAGGTTAAGGTAG
- a CDS encoding cytochrome c biogenesis protein CcdA: MSLLFQIENTLASIDLPLPFLAFLAGIISILSPCILPLLPAVLAYSTGKGKFRPVAIVAGLALTFSLLGMTMAAFNQLFFSYQQYIRFGAEVIIILLGIAMLTEYTPAILNSIPGMINVDPQKEGIAGGLLLGMSLGIVWIPCTGPILAAIMMGVLMKGGIMYGGFLLFMYSMGLGIPMLLIAYFINVSGKKLSTVSRYDVMIKRGAGALLILVGLWLVYYNHIGPYLELI, encoded by the coding sequence ATGAGTCTATTATTCCAGATCGAGAACACATTAGCATCAATAGACCTACCACTTCCCTTCCTTGCATTCCTGGCAGGTATAATCAGTATCCTCTCACCATGTATACTGCCGCTGCTACCTGCTGTACTGGCTTATTCCACTGGAAAGGGAAAGTTCAGGCCGGTTGCCATTGTGGCAGGGTTGGCACTGACATTTTCACTGCTTGGGATGACCATGGCAGCTTTCAACCAGTTATTTTTTTCATACCAGCAGTATATCAGGTTCGGGGCCGAGGTTATCATTATACTCCTCGGCATTGCAATGCTGACCGAATATACACCTGCCATTTTAAATTCAATTCCGGGTATGATAAATGTAGATCCACAAAAGGAAGGTATTGCAGGCGGTTTACTCCTGGGAATGTCGCTTGGTATTGTATGGATACCATGTACTGGTCCTATACTGGCAGCAATAATGATGGGCGTGCTTATGAAAGGGGGTATAATGTATGGCGGGTTCCTGCTTTTTATGTATTCAATGGGATTGGGAATCCCGATGTTGCTGATAGCCTATTTCATCAATGTTTCAGGTAAGAAGCTGAGCACAGTATCGCGATATGACGTGATGATCAAAAGAGGTGCGGGAGCCCTGTTGATATTAGTAGGCCTCTGGCTGGTATATTATAATCATATCGGGCCGTACTTAGAACTTATCTAA
- a CDS encoding mechanosensitive ion channel, which translates to MEIADMLDLAQPYIGYLKAILILIVAIIVIGFIRRFIRGYLSTTILPLDTQNLLRRTVVYILWFIAIMSIMAELNLEKILMPIIGASVFIGAAVALAVKNILADALAGIFLLLDRHFNIGDQIETMKYKGEIIDVTLRKTRVKIDDGTIVVLPNGKIDSSGWMLHKKMTETEGN; encoded by the coding sequence ATGGAAATTGCAGATATGTTAGATTTAGCTCAACCATATATAGGATATTTAAAAGCAATATTGATCCTGATAGTTGCTATTATTGTAATTGGTTTTATTCGCAGGTTCATTAGAGGATACTTAAGTACTACAATTTTACCTTTAGACACACAGAACCTCTTGAGAAGGACTGTTGTATACATTTTATGGTTCATTGCCATCATGTCGATCATGGCAGAACTGAATTTAGAAAAGATACTCATGCCTATCATAGGGGCGTCTGTTTTTATAGGAGCTGCTGTTGCTTTAGCTGTTAAGAATATCTTAGCTGATGCATTAGCAGGTATATTCCTCCTATTAGATAGACACTTTAATATTGGTGACCAAATCGAGACAATGAAATATAAAGGAGAGATCATTGATGTTACGCTCAGAAAAACGCGCGTTAAAATAGACGATGGAACGATTGTCGTATTGCCTAACGGAAAAATAGACTCTTCGGGATGGATGTTACATAAGAAAATGACCGAAACAGAAGGAAATTAG
- the tnpB gene encoding IS200/IS605 family element transposase accessory protein TnpB, producing MNKNEYQKQVHSQVLQNVLRRVEKSFDKFFTGAGYPRFQGRNRYDNFTFPQSGFKITDEGKLKLSKIGEIKIVQHRLRQSEKKLVKAQRELSKKKKRSNNRDKQRVEVAKIHRKIRNQREDFNHKLSRELVNNYDTIVFEDLQIKNMVKNHNLAKSISDAGWSQLIQFTTYKAEYAGRIVDLVNPRNTSKTCSICGHIQSMSLSERTYKCLCGNLMDRDHNAAINILNRAVGTTVQDCGGHLNREPTKQEAPSVRVG from the coding sequence TTGAATAAGAATGAGTATCAAAAACAAGTACATTCTCAGGTATTGCAGAACGTTCTAAGACGTGTTGAAAAATCATTTGACAAATTCTTTACTGGAGCAGGATATCCCAGGTTTCAAGGTAGAAATAGGTACGATAATTTCACATTTCCTCAGAGTGGTTTCAAGATTACCGATGAAGGAAAGCTTAAACTCTCAAAGATCGGTGAGATTAAAATAGTTCAGCATAGGCTGCGACAATCTGAAAAGAAGTTGGTTAAAGCTCAGAGAGAACTCAGTAAGAAGAAAAAGAGATCGAATAATAGGGATAAGCAGAGAGTTGAAGTAGCTAAAATTCATAGAAAAATACGTAACCAGAGAGAAGATTTCAATCATAAACTTAGTCGAGAACTAGTTAATAATTACGATACAATTGTATTTGAGGATTTACAAATCAAAAATATGGTGAAGAACCATAATCTTGCGAAGAGTATATCAGATGCAGGATGGAGCCAACTAATTCAATTCACAACTTACAAAGCAGAATATGCTGGTAGGATCGTGGATTTGGTTAATCCAAGAAATACCTCAAAGACCTGCTCCATTTGTGGTCATATTCAATCCATGTCGTTATCAGAACGGACATATAAATGTCTTTGTGGCAATTTAATGGACCGTGATCATAATGCAGCAATCAACATACTAAATCGAGCTGTAGGGACTACAGTTCAAGATTGTGGAGGCCACCTCAATAGAGAGCCTACGAAACAAGAAGCCCCATCCGTAAGGGTGGGGTAG
- a CDS encoding DUF87 domain-containing protein: MARDSVGVIFGKTGTHDFMFAVPDSTLVKRTDYVKVWHESDGWTLAQVMSMTRSSDDFKLDQAADAAGGAKMEIPDIKLVAEAMVIGGRDKDGLLRSPRTPFSPGDKVFIADHDLIRSTLGLSHGEVNMGLLEGHDIKVYLGMNSLIQKHCSILAKTGSGKSYTAGVILEEILERDIPLLIIDPHGEYSSLKEPGTDDARDLYSKFGISPRGYASQVTVYTPANKVLNKDADNVFRLDGMNLSAKDLMQILPDEKSNNHQGLLYEAISKIKAEKEFYALDDIIFEVGDNKSKLKWNVISSLESLREADILSDHPTTIEELFTPGRASIIDMKGVSPQLQGMIVAKLCSDLFEARKMGKVPPGMLVIEEAHNFCPERGFDKTVSTEILRTIASEGRKFGLGMMVISQRPARIDKNVLSQCNTQIIMKVTNPNDLKAISKGLEGISSEVEEELKRLPPGVAMLVSNDIERPVLVDIRVRKSKHGGESVTISKSAAAHHRAPAKPSRIMPEQTQRPAQRKETPTQKREGGGLFKKVFGSGK; the protein is encoded by the coding sequence ATGGCAAGGGATTCTGTAGGAGTTATCTTCGGCAAGACCGGAACTCACGATTTCATGTTCGCTGTACCAGATAGCACTCTGGTTAAGCGTACCGATTATGTAAAGGTCTGGCATGAAAGTGACGGCTGGACACTGGCACAGGTCATGTCAATGACCCGCAGCAGTGATGATTTTAAGCTGGACCAGGCCGCCGATGCTGCAGGAGGCGCAAAGATGGAGATCCCGGACATTAAACTGGTGGCCGAAGCCATGGTGATCGGAGGGCGTGACAAAGACGGATTGTTAAGGTCACCCAGGACCCCGTTCTCACCCGGGGATAAGGTGTTTATAGCGGACCATGACCTGATACGTTCCACCCTGGGTCTGTCCCACGGTGAGGTGAATATGGGGCTGCTGGAAGGCCATGACATCAAAGTATACCTTGGAATGAACAGCCTCATCCAGAAACACTGTAGTATCCTAGCCAAAACCGGTAGCGGTAAATCATATACGGCAGGTGTCATCCTGGAGGAGATACTGGAACGGGATATTCCACTGCTTATTATTGACCCTCACGGGGAATACAGTTCATTGAAAGAACCAGGCACTGATGATGCCAGGGACCTGTATAGTAAATTCGGCATATCTCCCAGGGGGTACGCGTCACAGGTCACAGTGTATACGCCTGCAAATAAAGTGCTGAACAAAGATGCTGATAATGTGTTTCGGCTGGATGGCATGAACCTGAGTGCAAAGGATCTGATGCAGATACTTCCGGATGAGAAATCCAATAACCATCAAGGACTGTTGTATGAGGCTATTTCCAAGATCAAGGCAGAAAAGGAGTTCTATGCCCTGGATGATATCATATTCGAGGTTGGGGACAACAAGAGTAAACTTAAATGGAACGTTATTTCATCCCTGGAATCCCTGCGCGAGGCTGATATCCTTTCTGACCACCCTACTACTATCGAAGAGTTGTTCACCCCGGGACGGGCATCTATCATTGATATGAAGGGGGTATCCCCCCAGCTTCAGGGTATGATAGTGGCAAAGCTGTGCAGCGATCTGTTCGAGGCCAGGAAGATGGGGAAGGTCCCGCCTGGCATGCTGGTGATAGAGGAGGCGCATAACTTCTGTCCTGAAAGGGGTTTTGATAAGACTGTAAGCACTGAGATTTTGCGTACGATCGCTTCGGAAGGCCGCAAGTTCGGGCTGGGCATGATGGTTATCAGCCAGCGGCCTGCACGTATCGATAAGAATGTACTGAGCCAGTGCAATACCCAGATCATCATGAAGGTGACGAATCCAAATGACCTGAAGGCCATTAGCAAGGGGCTGGAAGGTATCAGTAGCGAGGTGGAGGAGGAACTCAAGAGGCTGCCGCCAGGGGTGGCCATGTTGGTATCTAATGATATCGAGCGCCCGGTGCTGGTGGATATCAGGGTGCGCAAGAGCAAACATGGCGGGGAGTCTGTGACTATATCAAAATCGGCTGCCGCCCATCATAGAGCACCGGCAAAGCCATCCAGGATTATGCCAGAACAAACCCAAAGGCCAGCTCAACGTAAGGAGACCCCTACCCAGAAACGGGAAGGTGGCGGATTGTTCAAAAAGGTGTTCGGGTCAGGGAAATGA